In Mycobacterium stomatepiae, the following are encoded in one genomic region:
- a CDS encoding nuclear transport factor 2 family protein — protein MTDSALADLAARVDRLEALDEIRQLAAKYAIALDMRDLDSLVNLFVDDVGVPGRRRGRAALRQWYDTELRHDLLGSAHGVLGHVIDLHDADHASGLMYSRNDLETASVWVIELLAYLDSYERRDGRWYFVRRTPLFWYESDLADPPVGPRKMRWPNTAAHEGGFHDAFPSWQEFRAADPGRFDAPVRAPAPAGEWIRTLRRDGPVPQINPTGRAADDPRNG, from the coding sequence ATGACCGACAGTGCACTCGCCGACCTAGCGGCTCGCGTCGATCGACTCGAGGCGCTCGACGAAATCCGGCAACTCGCCGCCAAATACGCGATCGCCCTGGACATGCGTGACCTCGATTCGCTCGTCAACCTCTTCGTGGATGACGTCGGCGTTCCGGGTAGGCGTCGGGGTCGGGCGGCGTTGCGCCAGTGGTACGACACGGAACTACGCCACGACCTGCTGGGAAGCGCACACGGCGTATTGGGCCACGTGATCGACCTTCACGACGCCGACCATGCCAGCGGTCTGATGTACTCGCGCAACGACCTCGAGACGGCGTCGGTGTGGGTTATCGAACTGCTCGCCTATCTCGACTCGTATGAACGCCGCGACGGCAGATGGTACTTCGTGCGACGCACGCCACTGTTCTGGTACGAAAGTGATCTCGCCGATCCTCCCGTCGGCCCACGAAAAATGAGGTGGCCCAACACCGCAGCACACGAGGGCGGCTTCCACGATGCATTCCCGAGCTGGCAGGAGTTCCGCGCCGCCGACCCGGGACGATTCGATGCGCCGGTACGCGCCCCCGCGCCCGCCGGCGAGTGGATCCGCACCCTGCGCCGCGACGGCCCTGTGCCGCAGATCAATCCGACGGGGCGCGCCGCTGACGATCCGAGGAATGGCTAA
- a CDS encoding SDR family NAD(P)-dependent oxidoreductase, which translates to MELGVRDRNFVLVGGTTGMGFGAAHQLAAEGANVALLARDEQRAVDRAKLLGDMYGVRTVGIVVDAAAPGNGVERAIDRAANELGPLRGLAVTAGPMNQQGPFLEHGDESWDRYYQIILMATVRSCRAVIPHLQRNGGGTIVTTAAYSVRAPKILIPPYNALKAAVLTMSKILAKTHGPEGIRVNVMCPGLFDTETNDHIRERRAAQYGVPLEEAIYTHLSSNPDWNMRVALGRGGLPHEAGELVAFLLSDRAAYLTGAVINIDGGTDF; encoded by the coding sequence GTGGAACTCGGGGTCAGGGACCGCAACTTCGTGCTGGTGGGCGGGACCACTGGTATGGGCTTCGGTGCCGCACACCAACTCGCCGCCGAGGGCGCGAATGTCGCGCTGTTGGCTCGTGACGAACAGCGCGCGGTCGATCGCGCAAAGCTACTCGGTGATATGTATGGTGTCCGGACCGTCGGTATCGTCGTGGACGCCGCCGCACCCGGAAACGGAGTCGAGCGGGCGATCGACCGGGCCGCAAACGAACTGGGGCCGCTTCGGGGACTGGCAGTGACCGCCGGCCCGATGAACCAGCAGGGACCGTTCCTGGAACACGGTGACGAGTCGTGGGATCGGTACTACCAGATAATCCTGATGGCGACGGTCCGGTCGTGTCGGGCGGTCATTCCCCATCTGCAACGTAACGGCGGGGGCACGATCGTGACTACCGCGGCGTACTCGGTGCGTGCACCCAAGATCCTCATCCCGCCGTACAACGCACTCAAGGCGGCCGTGCTCACGATGTCGAAGATATTGGCCAAAACTCACGGGCCGGAGGGCATTCGGGTCAATGTGATGTGCCCGGGGCTGTTTGACACCGAGACCAACGATCACATCCGGGAAAGAAGGGCCGCACAGTACGGCGTACCTCTCGAAGAGGCGATCTATACCCACCTTTCGAGCAATCCGGACTGGAACATGCGGGTAGCGCTCGGGCGCGGCGGGCTCCCGCACGAGGCGGGTGAACTCGTGGCGTTCCTGCTCAGCGACCGCGCCGCGTACTTGACGGGCGCGGTGATCAACATCGACGGCGGAACGGACTTCTAG
- a CDS encoding SDR family oxidoreductase gives MTDRSLTGKRIVVVGGSAGIGRAFAIRAVMDGARLVVAARRELPAEVLAEAVAAKSVSADIRLTEDCARIGQLAADTLGEVDLLLICAGYAPLKAFSEVDAEDWMKVLTTNVIGVHQVIQAHLKLLTPSAVVAVLSSDSVRHPHRALGAYSASKAAMERSLVAWRLEHPGYRFSCVEVGATVPTDFISDFDPDLLGVVAGEWISRGLVPATHMTPESVADTLAGIFASALDNPNVGLEHLTLKSPAAPMTS, from the coding sequence ATGACGGACCGATCATTGACGGGCAAACGGATCGTCGTTGTGGGCGGCTCCGCCGGCATCGGCCGCGCTTTCGCCATTAGGGCGGTCATGGACGGTGCCCGACTGGTCGTCGCCGCCCGCCGCGAGCTCCCCGCCGAGGTCCTTGCCGAGGCGGTCGCGGCGAAATCGGTATCGGCTGATATCCGCCTCACCGAGGACTGCGCCCGCATCGGACAGCTGGCGGCTGACACCCTGGGTGAGGTGGATCTGCTGTTGATCTGCGCGGGTTACGCGCCGCTCAAAGCCTTTTCCGAGGTCGATGCCGAGGACTGGATGAAAGTGCTGACAACTAACGTCATCGGCGTCCACCAGGTCATCCAAGCCCACTTGAAACTGCTCACGCCGTCGGCGGTCGTCGCCGTGCTGTCGTCGGATTCCGTGCGCCACCCACACCGTGCCCTCGGCGCGTACTCCGCCAGTAAGGCTGCGATGGAGCGGAGCCTGGTCGCCTGGCGGCTAGAACATCCGGGGTACCGCTTCAGTTGCGTGGAGGTCGGCGCGACCGTTCCCACTGACTTCATTTCGGACTTCGATCCCGATCTTCTCGGAGTCGTTGCCGGCGAATGGATCTCGCGTGGACTCGTTCCAGCGACACACATGACGCCGGAGTCGGTCGCGGACACGTTGGCGGGGATCTTCGCCAGCGCGCTCGACAATCCGAATGTCGGACTAGAACATCTGACGCTCAAATCGCCTGCAGCACCGATGACCTCATGA
- a CDS encoding enoyl-CoA hydratase/isomerase family protein yields MQLERILFDVSEHVATITLNRPERLNATDDRARSELGWAWGQVRENPDIRAAIITGAGDRAFCAGQDIRATASDGIRNKVPGSRLHHNVWKPVICALNGMVVGGGLHQVADSDLIIAAEHAELIDTHLKVGNVFALEPAVLLRRMPISMVMQLALMTKDGRISAQRGYEIGLINEVVPSGRLQDRAREIALSIATLSPATTQASIKAMWTSLDVGLHAANDVAYRYVLHHQMTHPDYREGMVAFAEKREPRWADE; encoded by the coding sequence GTGCAGCTAGAACGTATTCTGTTCGACGTCAGCGAGCACGTCGCCACGATCACCCTCAACAGGCCCGAACGACTCAACGCCACCGACGACCGAGCACGTTCCGAACTCGGGTGGGCATGGGGCCAAGTCCGTGAGAACCCCGACATCAGGGCCGCCATCATCACCGGTGCGGGCGACCGCGCGTTCTGTGCCGGGCAGGACATCAGGGCGACGGCCTCGGACGGCATCCGCAACAAGGTGCCCGGCTCGCGGTTGCATCACAACGTCTGGAAGCCCGTCATCTGCGCGCTCAACGGAATGGTCGTCGGCGGCGGCCTGCACCAGGTCGCCGATTCCGACCTCATCATCGCCGCCGAGCACGCCGAACTGATCGACACCCATCTGAAGGTGGGCAACGTGTTCGCGCTCGAGCCGGCTGTGCTCCTGCGCCGCATGCCCATCTCGATGGTCATGCAGCTCGCGTTGATGACGAAAGACGGCCGGATCAGCGCCCAACGCGGCTACGAAATCGGTTTGATCAACGAAGTGGTGCCGAGCGGGCGTCTGCAAGACCGTGCGCGGGAGATCGCGCTGTCGATCGCAACGCTGTCTCCCGCGACCACCCAGGCTTCAATCAAGGCCATGTGGACCAGTTTGGACGTGGGGCTGCATGCCGCGAACGACGTAGCCTACCGCTATGTGCTGCACCATCAGATGACCCACCCCGACTACCGCGAGGGAATGGTCGCGTTCGCCGAGAAGCGCGAACCACGTTGGGCCGACGAATGA
- a CDS encoding mycofactocin-coupled SDR family oxidoreductase: MNRLKGKVALVTGAARGQGRSHAVHLADEGADIIAIDICADIDSNEYPLATPEDLDETVNLVEKSGQRVVSATVDVRDRFALKAALEDAVAQLGGLHAVVANAGICPQGNHIPFRGFIDAFDVDFVGVVNTIHVSLDHLTAGGSIIATGSIAGLVDQKDLATGGGPQGPGGAGYGMAKKMIRDYTKALALTMAPHDIRVNAVHPTNVNTDMLHNVPMYKVFRPDLAEPTREDAELVFPVLQAMPTPWVEPEDISHAVVYLASDESRFVTGQQLFVDAGAGLKMGM; encoded by the coding sequence ATGAATCGACTGAAGGGCAAGGTCGCCCTCGTCACCGGTGCCGCCCGAGGCCAAGGACGCAGCCACGCCGTGCACCTTGCGGATGAGGGCGCCGACATCATCGCGATCGATATATGCGCCGATATCGATTCGAACGAGTACCCACTGGCAACGCCCGAGGACCTCGACGAGACGGTCAATCTCGTGGAGAAGTCAGGACAGCGGGTGGTTTCGGCCACCGTCGACGTGCGGGACCGCTTCGCGCTGAAAGCCGCCCTCGAAGACGCCGTCGCGCAGCTCGGCGGTTTGCACGCTGTGGTCGCCAATGCTGGAATTTGCCCCCAGGGCAACCACATTCCATTCCGCGGATTCATCGATGCTTTCGATGTCGACTTCGTGGGCGTCGTCAACACAATCCACGTGAGCCTCGACCACCTGACCGCCGGCGGCTCGATCATCGCGACCGGGTCCATCGCCGGACTCGTCGACCAGAAGGATCTCGCAACGGGTGGCGGGCCGCAGGGACCCGGCGGAGCCGGTTATGGCATGGCAAAGAAGATGATTCGGGATTACACCAAGGCGCTAGCCCTGACGATGGCGCCACACGACATTCGTGTCAACGCAGTGCATCCGACCAACGTCAACACGGACATGCTGCATAACGTGCCGATGTACAAAGTGTTTCGACCCGATCTAGCCGAGCCGACTCGCGAGGACGCGGAACTGGTGTTCCCGGTCCTGCAGGCGATGCCGACACCGTGGGTGGAGCCCGAGGACATCTCTCACGCGGTCGTGTACTTGGCATCCGACGAATCCCGATTCGTCACCGGCCAGCAACTGTTCGTGGATGCGGGTGCGGGCCTGAAGATGGGGATGTAG
- a CDS encoding DUF427 domain-containing protein, translating to MNETDHVDRLYFPEQSVRWELFTPSERTTICPFKGVASYWNLTAAEPATDDMVWTYRSPLPEVAALAGHASFYSNTLRVVVVETWPDGTSVPTSFPLWGDAAELVRLIDVEPAAERQFVGPAHGPTHRDVVEGGQFAAEAIVAVSKTLTGQRVTSASLSFLRSAPFTAPVDIEVDVLRRGRTLSTAEVRISQTGTLRSAGLLLADSGAADVMRDVEKMPDVVGPDQALPFAGFGMTGREIRVVDGAYDPNPDRVAAPRIDAWVRFRDAPQQSYLHAALLAQSTTHWTIAAGMLPHHGFGEARAHRDLSTGIIKLDIAFHDEVDVTDWLLYSNRAFWSGRGLVQGEGRVFDRGGRLAASYVVQAMVRNFDRDPASMGHDSRTAM from the coding sequence GTGAATGAAACCGACCACGTCGATCGCCTCTACTTCCCCGAGCAGTCCGTGCGGTGGGAACTGTTCACGCCCTCGGAGCGCACGACGATCTGTCCGTTCAAGGGTGTTGCGTCCTACTGGAACCTCACCGCCGCAGAACCCGCGACCGATGACATGGTCTGGACGTATCGCTCCCCGCTTCCCGAGGTCGCAGCCCTCGCCGGCCACGCTTCGTTCTACTCCAACACTCTGCGGGTCGTCGTCGTGGAAACCTGGCCCGACGGCACTTCGGTACCCACGTCCTTTCCACTCTGGGGAGACGCCGCCGAGCTCGTCCGGCTGATCGACGTGGAGCCCGCGGCCGAGCGGCAATTCGTCGGACCCGCGCACGGACCCACCCACCGCGACGTCGTCGAAGGCGGCCAGTTCGCCGCGGAAGCAATCGTCGCGGTCTCGAAAACGCTGACGGGCCAGCGTGTCACGTCGGCCTCATTGAGCTTTTTGAGATCAGCGCCCTTTACGGCTCCGGTGGATATCGAGGTAGATGTGTTGCGGAGGGGAAGAACCCTTTCGACGGCCGAGGTTCGGATCAGTCAGACCGGCACATTGCGCAGCGCGGGACTGCTGCTCGCCGACTCCGGCGCAGCCGATGTCATGCGAGACGTCGAGAAGATGCCCGATGTAGTCGGCCCCGACCAAGCACTGCCGTTCGCCGGCTTCGGCATGACGGGCAGGGAGATTCGTGTGGTAGACGGCGCCTACGATCCGAATCCCGACCGGGTGGCGGCTCCTCGTATCGATGCCTGGGTGCGCTTCCGCGACGCTCCGCAACAGAGCTACCTGCATGCCGCCCTGCTCGCGCAGTCGACGACGCACTGGACGATCGCTGCAGGCATGCTTCCTCATCACGGCTTCGGGGAAGCGCGCGCCCACCGCGACCTGTCCACTGGAATCATAAAGCTAGACATCGCCTTTCACGACGAGGTCGACGTCACCGACTGGTTGCTTTACTCGAACCGGGCGTTCTGGTCTGGGCGGGGACTGGTACAGGGCGAGGGGCGGGTCTTCGACCGCGGCGGCAGACTGGCGGCCTCTTATGTCGTGCAAGCCATGGTGCGCAACTTCGACCGTGACCCGGCGTCGATGGGTCATGACAGCCGAACCGCCATGTGA
- a CDS encoding class I adenylate-forming enzyme family protein: protein MPTMLASVVTEHGSSDLVVTCLEGGSVERITYAQAYIDSATMAARLINAGVTKGVRVGILAPNGPEFVVAFLAVTRIGAVAVPLNTFLQPAELRWVLRDADVHTVLSVESVLGKDMLARLATAAEGFEVPLRSRALPQLRNVLPLVETSGWPCGWPEPVAPDFLAACERTVRPSDDLLVIYTSGSTSHPKGIVHTHGTAITHSRFIATQHGWSGEDRIYVPMVFFWVAGLIFGFLGPLQLGATVLTEHKFDAGHVLRLLEQERATYTTGFPHVGPALVNHPDFATTDLSRLREGYQQALLAPDRRTSDPSLRVAQLGMTETCSSHTWWPPHEEVPEAKRGSLGVSAPGYEHKVIDEHGVEVPNGVTGEICVRGPALLRGMIGKQWHEIVDRDGWLHTKDSGYRDDDGHLYFAGRTDEMIKTSGTNVAPMEVEAELRRLPEVRVAYVVGVPDPERGAIVSAAVVLNDGHRATAEDLIVACRARLAAYKVPKKWVILPDAETLPYTTTDKIDKRRLAVLISEAALA, encoded by the coding sequence ATGCCTACCATGCTGGCCTCCGTCGTCACCGAACACGGCTCATCCGATCTGGTCGTCACATGCCTCGAAGGCGGATCAGTCGAACGAATCACCTACGCGCAGGCCTACATTGACTCCGCGACCATGGCGGCACGACTGATCAACGCCGGCGTGACCAAAGGCGTCCGCGTGGGGATCCTGGCCCCTAACGGCCCTGAGTTCGTCGTGGCGTTTCTCGCCGTCACCAGAATCGGCGCAGTCGCGGTGCCGCTCAACACCTTTCTTCAACCCGCGGAGTTGCGCTGGGTCCTTCGCGATGCCGACGTGCACACCGTCCTCTCGGTCGAATCGGTCCTCGGCAAGGATATGTTGGCCCGCCTGGCAACGGCCGCCGAAGGATTCGAGGTGCCACTGCGCTCTCGCGCACTTCCTCAACTACGTAACGTGCTCCCGCTGGTCGAGACGAGTGGGTGGCCTTGCGGATGGCCAGAGCCCGTCGCGCCCGACTTCTTGGCGGCATGTGAACGAACCGTCCGGCCCTCCGATGACCTGTTGGTGATCTACACCTCGGGCAGCACGTCACACCCCAAAGGCATCGTCCACACCCACGGCACCGCGATCACACACTCGAGATTCATTGCTACACAGCATGGCTGGAGCGGCGAAGACCGGATCTACGTGCCGATGGTGTTCTTCTGGGTGGCCGGGCTGATCTTCGGCTTCCTCGGCCCGCTCCAGCTGGGCGCTACGGTACTGACCGAGCACAAGTTCGACGCCGGCCACGTCCTGCGGCTCCTGGAACAGGAACGGGCCACCTACACCACCGGATTCCCGCACGTGGGCCCCGCTCTCGTCAATCACCCCGACTTCGCAACCACCGATCTGTCCCGGCTGCGCGAGGGATACCAACAGGCGCTGCTCGCTCCCGACCGGCGCACCTCCGACCCTTCGTTGCGGGTTGCCCAGCTCGGTATGACGGAGACCTGTAGCAGTCACACCTGGTGGCCACCGCACGAAGAGGTTCCCGAAGCCAAGCGCGGCTCGCTCGGGGTTTCGGCGCCGGGCTACGAACACAAGGTGATCGACGAGCATGGTGTCGAGGTCCCCAACGGGGTGACGGGCGAGATCTGCGTGCGCGGCCCGGCATTGCTGCGCGGCATGATCGGCAAGCAATGGCACGAGATCGTGGACCGCGACGGCTGGTTGCACACCAAAGATTCCGGTTACCGAGACGATGACGGACATCTGTATTTCGCCGGACGGACCGACGAAATGATCAAGACGTCGGGCACGAATGTGGCCCCCATGGAGGTCGAAGCCGAGCTGCGCCGGCTTCCCGAAGTCCGGGTGGCCTACGTGGTCGGCGTGCCCGATCCGGAGCGGGGTGCGATCGTGAGTGCGGCGGTCGTGCTCAACGACGGCCACCGCGCCACCGCGGAGGATCTGATCGTGGCGTGCCGGGCGCGGCTGGCCGCGTACAAGGTGCCCAAGAAGTGGGTGATTTTGCCGGACGCGGAAACCCTGCCCTACACGACGACGGACAAGATCGACAAGCGCCGTCTGGCGGTATTGATCAGCGAAGCTGCCCTGGCATGA
- a CDS encoding TetR/AcrR family transcriptional regulator, producing the protein MATSRAAADVEEQDEFDRRDQILEAANQCFTQLGIQRTSVQDVARMANVSRGTVYRYFEDRNILIDAAIEFGAQKFYELVAAAMAKKSTLAEKLGAMAETHATILLDHRTRNRLMADDAELMRHMISDGDSAVRRSTQFLVPYVRDAQKKGEVGSGIDVTAASEWLARIIYSFSTVNEAQTFDMSKPETVRKYVEKFAVNGLR; encoded by the coding sequence ATGGCAACCTCACGCGCGGCGGCCGACGTCGAGGAACAGGACGAGTTCGATCGGCGCGATCAGATCCTGGAGGCGGCCAACCAGTGCTTCACGCAGCTGGGCATTCAACGCACCAGCGTTCAAGACGTAGCGCGGATGGCCAACGTTTCCCGCGGCACCGTGTACCGCTACTTCGAGGATCGCAACATTCTGATCGACGCCGCGATCGAATTTGGCGCGCAGAAGTTCTACGAGCTGGTCGCTGCCGCGATGGCCAAAAAGTCGACCTTGGCCGAGAAACTTGGTGCGATGGCAGAAACGCACGCGACGATCCTGCTCGACCACCGCACCCGCAACCGTCTGATGGCCGACGATGCGGAGCTGATGCGCCACATGATCTCCGATGGCGACTCAGCTGTCCGGCGCTCGACCCAGTTCCTGGTGCCGTATGTCCGGGACGCACAAAAGAAAGGCGAGGTCGGCTCCGGCATCGACGTCACCGCCGCGAGCGAGTGGCTGGCACGGATCATCTACTCGTTCTCGACGGTCAACGAAGCGCAGACGTTCGACATGTCCAAGCCCGAGACCGTGCGAAAGTACGTGGAGAAGTTCGCCGTCAACGGTCTCCGCTGA
- a CDS encoding acyl-CoA dehydrogenase family protein: MAEGSDPVAFALTDEQRDFRSAVRAFLEHYSPEPEVRRAMQSHDGYDTAVWRAMAEQLNLQGLVIPEAYGGEGFGYTEMALVLEEMGAALLPGPYFASSVLAASVLVLCADEDAKTRYLPGIANGDTIATVALTERNGRWNLDGIETRAEHVDGGWTLHGTKHYVPDGILADLILVVARTGTSVGVFCVDDVAALDRRPQSTLDPTRRQAVIDMVGAPATQLGADSATLALALSHASAALASEQVGGAQRCLDQAVGYAKVRHQFGRPIGSFQAIRHACADLMLAVECARGAAQYAAHAADRLLDALPGAAALAKAHCTEVYARAAAANIQLHGGIGFTWEHPAHLYFKRAQSSAMLLGDADHHRRLLADCAGL; encoded by the coding sequence ATGGCCGAAGGGTCGGACCCCGTGGCATTCGCGCTGACAGATGAACAGCGTGACTTCCGGTCGGCGGTGCGCGCTTTCCTCGAGCACTATTCGCCGGAGCCGGAAGTGCGGCGGGCGATGCAATCCCACGACGGTTACGACACTGCGGTGTGGCGAGCCATGGCCGAACAGCTGAATCTGCAAGGCCTGGTGATTCCCGAGGCATACGGCGGTGAGGGCTTCGGATACACCGAAATGGCATTGGTCCTCGAGGAAATGGGGGCTGCACTGCTGCCCGGTCCCTATTTCGCATCCTCGGTGTTGGCGGCGAGCGTGCTCGTGCTCTGCGCTGATGAGGATGCCAAGACGCGGTATCTGCCCGGCATCGCCAATGGGGATACCATCGCCACCGTCGCCCTCACCGAACGCAATGGCCGGTGGAATCTCGACGGCATCGAAACACGGGCCGAGCACGTGGACGGCGGCTGGACGCTGCACGGCACCAAACACTATGTGCCAGATGGCATTCTGGCCGATCTCATCCTGGTTGTGGCACGCACGGGCACCAGTGTAGGTGTGTTCTGTGTCGACGACGTGGCCGCACTCGACCGGCGCCCGCAGTCGACGCTGGATCCGACTCGTCGCCAAGCCGTCATCGACATGGTCGGCGCGCCGGCCACCCAACTGGGCGCTGATAGCGCCACCCTGGCCTTGGCACTCTCGCACGCCTCTGCCGCGTTGGCTTCCGAGCAAGTCGGAGGTGCGCAACGATGCCTCGATCAGGCTGTCGGCTACGCCAAGGTACGCCATCAGTTCGGGCGGCCAATCGGGTCATTCCAAGCGATCCGCCACGCCTGTGCTGACCTGATGCTGGCAGTCGAATGCGCCCGGGGTGCAGCGCAATACGCCGCTCATGCCGCTGATAGGCTTCTCGACGCTCTTCCCGGCGCTGCGGCCTTGGCCAAGGCACACTGCACCGAGGTGTACGCACGAGCCGCCGCAGCGAACATCCAGCTACACGGCGGTATCGGATTCACCTGGGAGCACCCGGCCCACCTGTACTTCAAGCGGGCGCAGTCCTCGGCCATGCTGCTCGGCGACGCGGACCACCATCGTCGTCTGTTGGCGGACTGTGCCGGCTTGTAG